The Blastococcus sp. HT6-4 genome window below encodes:
- a CDS encoding anti-sigma factor domain-containing protein, which yields MTGDHPYDELAVGWALHALEPEDEAAFARHLAGCARCTRTVAETSEVMAAMARDLPLSEPSPGLRSRLRAAVDETEQLPPRGSGAVPGVGATRTAAGASAAEQAGPVPVPRGGRTRRQLLPRALAAAAVAAVVGLGAWVAVLAQTEDELRSTLAAQDAVVAELTRPGEALITPLASDEGQVATVVVRDGDLSVLTDGLPPNDAASSTYVVWGLGEGDPVALGTFDVVRSQIDIRTVGSGEAGIDEFPEYGISIEPGQQAPSSPTEVVATGQVTS from the coding sequence ATGACCGGCGACCACCCCTACGACGAGCTCGCCGTCGGCTGGGCGCTGCACGCGCTCGAGCCGGAGGACGAGGCGGCCTTCGCCCGCCACCTCGCCGGGTGCGCGCGGTGCACCCGCACGGTCGCGGAGACCTCGGAGGTCATGGCGGCCATGGCCCGTGACCTGCCCCTGTCGGAGCCCTCGCCCGGCCTGCGCTCCCGCCTCCGCGCAGCCGTGGACGAGACCGAGCAGCTCCCGCCGCGCGGGTCCGGGGCGGTGCCCGGCGTCGGCGCGACGCGCACGGCCGCGGGGGCGAGCGCCGCCGAGCAGGCCGGGCCGGTGCCGGTCCCGCGAGGGGGCCGCACCCGGCGTCAGCTGCTGCCCCGGGCGCTGGCCGCGGCCGCGGTCGCCGCGGTGGTCGGCCTCGGCGCCTGGGTCGCGGTGCTCGCCCAGACGGAGGACGAGCTACGTTCCACGCTGGCGGCGCAGGACGCCGTCGTGGCCGAGCTGACCCGGCCCGGGGAGGCGCTGATCACCCCGCTGGCCTCCGACGAGGGTCAGGTCGCCACCGTGGTGGTGCGCGACGGCGACCTGTCCGTCCTCACCGACGGGCTGCCGCCCAACGACGCGGCATCGTCGACCTACGTGGTGTGGGGACTCGGCGAGGGAGATCCGGTGGCTCTCGGCACGTTCGACGTCGTGAGGTCACAGATCGACATCCGGACCGTAGGCTCCGGGGAGGCCGGAATCGACGAGTTCCCCGAGTACGGGATCAGCATCGAGCCCGGTCAACAGGCTCCGTCGTCCCCGACGGAGGTCGTCGCGACCGGGCAGGTGACCAGCTGA
- a CDS encoding sigma-70 family RNA polymerase sigma factor: MGAVSRPVSRPEDGVGDDEILRRIRGGDRGAVDELYERFRRPAFALARRILADDGLAEDVLQEVFLGVWRDPSAYDRARGSFASWLLAVVHHKAVDAVRREESQRRRQARAEDQAVLDVPGATRHVEDDAWARVVADQVRSALGELPPPQREALALAYYGGYTQREVAALTGAPLGTVKTRMLAGMRRLKAELGGLSGSAGGGALDGAAPLDGTTR; the protein is encoded by the coding sequence ATGGGAGCCGTGAGCCGACCGGTCAGCCGGCCGGAGGACGGCGTCGGCGACGACGAGATCCTCCGGCGCATCCGCGGCGGTGACCGTGGCGCCGTCGACGAGCTGTACGAGCGCTTCCGTCGCCCCGCGTTCGCCCTGGCGCGTCGCATCCTCGCCGACGACGGTCTCGCCGAGGACGTCCTGCAGGAGGTCTTCCTCGGCGTGTGGCGCGACCCGAGCGCCTACGACCGCGCCCGGGGCAGCTTCGCGTCCTGGTTGCTCGCCGTCGTGCACCACAAGGCGGTCGACGCCGTGCGCCGGGAGGAGTCGCAGCGACGGCGGCAGGCGCGGGCGGAGGACCAGGCGGTGCTCGACGTGCCGGGCGCGACCCGCCACGTGGAGGACGACGCGTGGGCGCGGGTGGTCGCCGACCAGGTGCGGTCGGCCCTGGGGGAGCTGCCGCCACCGCAGCGGGAGGCCCTCGCGCTCGCCTACTACGGCGGCTACACGCAGCGCGAGGTGGCCGCCCTGACCGGCGCGCCCCTCGGCACGGTCAAGACCCGGATGCTGGCGGGCATGCGGAGGCTGAAGGCCGAGCTGGGCGGGCTGTCCGGCTCGGCGGGAGGGGGCGCGCTGGACGGCGCCGCCCCACTGGACGGGACGACTCGATGA
- the rpsA gene encoding 30S ribosomal protein S1, translating into MTSTQVRPSSTPQVAINDIGTAEDFLAAIDQTIKYFNDGDIVEGVIVKVDRDEVLLDIGYKTEGVIPSRELSIKHDVDPNEVVSVGDEVEALVLQKEDKEGRLILSKKRAQYERAWGTIEAKKEADEVVTGTVIEVVKGGLILDIGLRGFLPASLVEMRRVRDLQPYVGRELEAKIIELDKNRNNVVLSRRQWLEQTQSEVRSEFLNKLAKGQVRSGVVSSIVNFGAFVDLGGVDGLVHVSELSWKHIDHPSEVVEVGQEVTVEVLDVDLDRERVSLSLKATQEDPWRQFARTHQIGQVVPGKVTKLVPFGAFVRVDEGIEGLVHISELAERHVEIPEQVVQVGDEILVKVIDIDLDRRRISLSLKQANEGVVGDEEQFDPAAYGMAASYDEQGNYIYPEGFDPETGEWLEGYDEARETWERQYAEAQARFEAHRKQIAAAKEADAEAAAGGSYSSDDAAGPDAPASTGGTLASDEALAALRAKLAGGE; encoded by the coding sequence ATGACCTCCACTCAGGTCCGTCCTTCCAGCACCCCCCAGGTCGCCATCAACGACATCGGTACGGCCGAGGACTTCCTCGCCGCCATCGACCAGACGATCAAGTACTTCAACGATGGCGACATCGTCGAGGGCGTCATCGTCAAGGTGGACCGGGACGAGGTGCTGCTGGACATCGGCTACAAGACCGAGGGCGTCATCCCCTCGCGCGAGCTGTCCATCAAGCACGACGTCGACCCGAACGAGGTCGTGAGCGTCGGCGACGAGGTGGAAGCGCTTGTTCTCCAGAAGGAGGACAAGGAAGGCCGGCTGATCCTCTCCAAGAAGCGCGCCCAGTACGAGCGCGCCTGGGGCACGATCGAGGCCAAGAAGGAAGCCGACGAGGTCGTCACCGGCACCGTCATCGAGGTCGTCAAGGGTGGTCTCATCCTGGACATCGGCCTGCGCGGCTTCCTCCCGGCCTCGCTGGTCGAGATGCGCCGGGTCCGCGACCTGCAGCCCTACGTGGGCCGCGAGCTCGAGGCGAAGATCATCGAGTTGGACAAGAACCGCAACAACGTCGTCCTGTCCCGCCGTCAGTGGCTGGAGCAGACGCAGTCCGAGGTCCGCAGCGAGTTCCTCAACAAGCTCGCCAAGGGCCAGGTGCGCTCGGGTGTCGTCTCCTCGATCGTCAACTTCGGTGCGTTCGTCGACCTGGGTGGCGTGGACGGCCTGGTGCACGTCTCCGAGCTGTCCTGGAAGCACATCGACCACCCGTCCGAGGTCGTCGAGGTGGGCCAGGAGGTCACCGTCGAGGTCCTCGACGTCGACCTGGACCGCGAGCGGGTCTCCCTGTCGCTGAAGGCGACGCAGGAGGACCCGTGGCGTCAGTTCGCCCGCACCCACCAGATCGGGCAGGTCGTGCCCGGCAAGGTCACGAAGCTGGTTCCCTTCGGTGCGTTCGTGCGCGTCGACGAGGGCATCGAGGGCCTGGTGCACATCTCCGAGCTGGCCGAGCGCCACGTGGAGATCCCGGAGCAGGTCGTGCAGGTCGGCGACGAGATCCTGGTCAAGGTCATCGACATCGACCTGGACCGCCGCCGGATCTCGCTGTCGCTCAAGCAGGCCAACGAGGGCGTCGTCGGCGACGAGGAGCAGTTCGACCCGGCTGCCTACGGCATGGCCGCCTCGTACGACGAGCAGGGCAACTACATCTACCCCGAGGGCTTCGACCCGGAGACCGGCGAGTGGCTCGAGGGCTACGACGAGGCCCGCGAGACGTGGGAGCGGCAGTACGCCGAGGCCCAGGCCCGCTTCGAGGCTCACCGCAAGCAGATCGCGGCCGCCAAGGAGGCCGACGCCGAGGCGGCGGCCGGTGGCAGCTACTCCAGCGACGACGCTGCCGGCCCGGACGCCCCGGCCAGCACCGGCGGCACGCTGGCCAGCGACGAGGCGCTCGCCGCGCTCCGTGCCAAGCTGGCCGGCGGGGAGTGA
- a CDS encoding SsgA family sporulation/cell division regulator → MPGHITPITLQLVGPQSWTEVPALLCYDPADPFAVRIAFGESGEPDHEADDGIAWLVGRELLQTGLERPTGDGDVRVWPARATTDVLFLHLRAPSGEALFELSRATVAAFLRHTEALVPFGSESALLPLDEELDALLQNGGPDAPGH, encoded by the coding sequence ATGCCCGGCCACATCACCCCCATCACCCTTCAGCTCGTCGGCCCTCAGTCCTGGACCGAGGTGCCGGCCCTGCTCTGCTACGACCCGGCCGACCCCTTCGCCGTCCGGATCGCCTTCGGTGAGTCGGGTGAACCTGACCACGAGGCGGACGACGGCATCGCCTGGCTGGTGGGCCGCGAGCTGCTGCAGACCGGCCTCGAGCGCCCGACGGGGGACGGCGACGTCCGCGTCTGGCCGGCCCGCGCGACGACCGACGTGCTCTTCCTCCACCTGCGCGCACCGTCGGGCGAGGCGCTCTTCGAGCTCTCGCGCGCGACCGTCGCGGCATTCCTCCGGCACACCGAAGCCCTGGTGCCCTTCGGCTCGGAGAGCGCACTGCTGCCCCTGGACGAGGAGCTCGATGCGCTCCTGCAGAACGGTGGCCCGGACGCACCGGGCCACTGA
- the polA gene encoding DNA polymerase I produces the protein MSAPVSTPSAPPSAAPISTGPRPRLLLLDGHSLAYRAFFALPVENFSTTTGQPTNAVYGFTSMLINILRDEQPTHLAVAFDVGRKTFRSEIYAEYKANRAESPTDFRGQVSLVQEVLGALRVPVITAEGYEADDVIATLTVQAVEQGLDVLIATGDRDALQLVNDHVTVLYPRKGVSDMTRFTPEEVETKYGLTPAQYPDFAALRGDPSDNLPSIPSVGEKTAAKWVREYGSLDALVDQVDTVKGKVGEKLREHLSAVLQNRRLTELDRSVPLEVGPQDLAVQAWDRNEVHTLFDNLQFRVLRDRLFATLTSAEPEVEGGFDVQADEVPAGGLGEWLQANARTGRTGVIFRGTWGRGTGELTGIALAAGNGHATFVDVGPDLDAADEQALAAWLADPAAEKVVHEVKGPLLAVWARGWELAGIVSDTALAAYLALPGQRSFDLGDLAVRYLRRELKDAAQPEGQLTLDGLGPSEDDVAREAAHADVLKAVAVNDLSAALETVMGQRGGDHLLGGIELPLTRVLAAMEFRGIAADLDFLRELQREFADGVAAAAAECYAVIGREVNLGSPKQLQAVLFDELGLPKTKKNKTGYTTDAEALTTLLAQTGHPFLEHLMRHRDVTRLRTVIDGLIPMVDDGGRIHTTFQQTIAATGRLSSTDPNLQNIPIRTAEGRRIRQAFVVGQGYESLMTADYSQIEMRIMAHLSGDEGLIEAFTSGEDLHSFVASRAFDIPIAEVDPEMRRRIKAMSYGLAYGLSAYGLSGQLRISVEEAREQMHAYFERFGGIRDYLDGVVDDARQTGYTETTLGRRRYLPDLTSDNGQRRQMAERMALNAPIQGSAADVIKVAMLDVEKAIAAEGLNSRMLLQVHDELVLEVAPGEREALEALVRREMAGAAQLSVPLEVSVGFGASWDAAAH, from the coding sequence ATGTCCGCTCCGGTGAGTACCCCCAGCGCCCCGCCGTCCGCCGCCCCGATCAGCACGGGTCCGCGCCCACGGCTGCTTCTGCTCGACGGGCACTCCCTGGCCTACCGCGCGTTCTTCGCGCTGCCGGTGGAGAACTTCTCGACCACCACCGGGCAGCCGACGAACGCCGTCTACGGCTTCACGTCGATGCTGATCAACATCCTGCGCGACGAGCAGCCCACCCACCTCGCCGTCGCGTTCGACGTCGGCCGGAAGACCTTCCGCAGCGAGATCTACGCCGAGTACAAGGCCAACCGGGCCGAGAGCCCGACCGATTTCCGCGGCCAGGTGAGCCTCGTCCAGGAGGTCCTCGGCGCCCTGCGCGTCCCGGTGATCACCGCCGAGGGCTACGAGGCCGACGACGTCATCGCCACCCTCACCGTGCAGGCGGTCGAGCAGGGCCTCGACGTGCTGATCGCCACCGGCGACCGCGACGCCCTGCAGCTGGTCAACGACCACGTCACCGTGCTCTACCCCCGCAAGGGCGTCTCGGACATGACCCGCTTCACCCCTGAGGAGGTCGAGACCAAGTACGGCCTGACGCCGGCGCAGTACCCCGACTTCGCCGCGCTGCGGGGGGACCCGAGCGACAACCTGCCGAGCATCCCCAGCGTGGGCGAGAAGACCGCCGCCAAGTGGGTGCGCGAGTACGGCTCCCTCGACGCGCTCGTCGACCAGGTCGACACAGTCAAGGGCAAGGTCGGCGAGAAGCTCCGCGAGCACCTCTCCGCGGTGCTGCAGAACCGGCGGCTCACCGAGCTCGACCGTTCGGTGCCCCTCGAGGTGGGCCCGCAGGACCTGGCGGTCCAGGCGTGGGACCGCAACGAGGTGCACACGCTCTTCGACAACCTGCAGTTCCGCGTTCTGCGCGACCGCCTCTTCGCGACCCTCACCAGCGCCGAGCCCGAGGTCGAGGGAGGCTTCGACGTCCAGGCCGACGAGGTGCCCGCAGGGGGGCTCGGGGAGTGGCTGCAGGCCAACGCCCGCACCGGCCGCACCGGCGTCATCTTCCGGGGCACCTGGGGACGCGGCACCGGTGAGCTCACCGGCATCGCGCTCGCGGCGGGCAACGGCCACGCGACGTTCGTCGACGTCGGCCCCGACCTCGACGCCGCCGACGAGCAGGCGCTGGCCGCCTGGCTCGCCGACCCCGCCGCCGAGAAGGTGGTGCACGAGGTCAAGGGCCCGCTGCTGGCCGTGTGGGCCCGCGGCTGGGAGCTGGCCGGCATCGTCAGCGACACGGCGCTGGCCGCGTACCTGGCGCTGCCCGGCCAGCGGTCCTTCGACCTGGGCGACCTCGCCGTCCGCTACCTGCGGCGGGAGCTCAAGGACGCCGCCCAGCCGGAGGGGCAGCTCACGCTCGACGGGCTCGGCCCCAGCGAGGACGACGTCGCCCGCGAGGCCGCGCACGCCGACGTCCTCAAGGCCGTCGCCGTCAACGACCTCTCCGCCGCCCTCGAGACGGTCATGGGCCAGCGCGGCGGCGACCACCTGCTCGGCGGGATCGAGCTGCCGCTGACGCGGGTGCTGGCCGCCATGGAGTTCCGGGGCATCGCCGCCGACCTGGACTTCCTGCGCGAGCTGCAGCGCGAGTTCGCCGACGGCGTCGCCGCCGCCGCGGCCGAGTGCTACGCGGTGATCGGTCGCGAGGTCAACCTCGGTTCCCCCAAGCAGCTGCAGGCGGTGCTCTTCGACGAGCTGGGCCTGCCCAAGACCAAGAAGAACAAGACCGGGTACACGACCGACGCCGAGGCGCTCACCACGCTGCTGGCCCAGACCGGCCACCCGTTCCTCGAGCACCTGATGCGCCACCGCGACGTCACGCGGCTGCGCACGGTCATCGACGGGCTGATCCCGATGGTCGACGACGGCGGCCGGATCCACACCACGTTCCAGCAGACGATCGCCGCCACCGGACGGCTGTCCTCGACCGACCCGAACCTGCAGAACATCCCGATCCGCACCGCCGAGGGCCGGCGCATCCGGCAGGCGTTCGTCGTCGGGCAGGGCTACGAGTCGCTGATGACGGCCGACTACAGCCAGATCGAGATGCGGATCATGGCCCACCTCTCCGGCGACGAGGGGCTGATCGAGGCGTTCACGTCGGGGGAGGACCTGCACTCCTTCGTCGCCTCCAGGGCGTTCGACATCCCCATCGCGGAGGTCGACCCGGAGATGCGCCGCCGGATCAAGGCGATGAGCTACGGCCTGGCCTACGGACTGAGCGCCTACGGGCTGTCCGGGCAGCTGCGCATCTCGGTCGAGGAGGCGCGCGAGCAGATGCACGCCTACTTCGAGCGGTTCGGTGGCATCCGCGACTACCTGGACGGCGTCGTGGACGACGCCCGGCAGACCGGCTACACCGAGACGACGCTGGGGCGACGGCGCTACCTGCCCGACCTCACCAGCGACAACGGGCAGCGCCGGCAGATGGCCGAGCGCATGGCGCTCAACGCACCGATCCAGGGCTCGGCGGCCGATGTGATCAAGGTGGCGATGCTCGACGTGGAGAAGGCGATCGCCGCCGAGGGGCTGAACTCACGGATGCTCCTGCAGGTCCACGACGAACTCGTGCTCGAGGTCGCGCCGGGGGAGCGGGAGGCGCTGGAGGCGCTGGTGCGCCGGGAGATGGCCGGGGCGGCGCAGCTGTCGGTGCCGCTGGAGGTCTCGGTCGGCTTCGGGGCGAGCTGGGACGCCGCCGCGCACTGA
- the coaE gene encoding dephospho-CoA kinase: MLRIGLTGGIGSGKSTVSKLLAERGAIIVDADRIAREVLEPGTPGLAGVVDAFGSGVLAGDGSLDRAALAAIVFADEGARRRLDALVHPLVRQRSGELIAVAPADAVVVNDVPLLVETGQAGSYDLVVVVEADPEVRVARLVERGLTEADARARIAAQATDEQRRAAADVLLDNSGTLEELAEQVDRFWVERVVPATR; the protein is encoded by the coding sequence ATGCTGAGGATCGGACTGACCGGCGGGATCGGCTCGGGCAAGAGCACCGTGTCGAAGCTGCTGGCCGAGCGGGGCGCGATCATCGTGGACGCCGACCGGATCGCCCGCGAGGTGCTCGAGCCGGGGACGCCCGGCCTGGCCGGCGTGGTGGACGCGTTCGGCAGCGGAGTGCTGGCCGGGGACGGGTCCCTGGACCGCGCGGCGCTGGCGGCGATCGTCTTCGCCGACGAGGGTGCCCGCCGGCGACTCGACGCCCTGGTGCACCCGCTGGTCCGGCAGCGGTCGGGCGAGCTGATCGCGGTGGCGCCCGCGGACGCCGTCGTGGTCAACGACGTCCCCCTGCTGGTGGAGACGGGGCAGGCGGGGTCCTACGACCTCGTGGTGGTGGTCGAGGCCGATCCCGAGGTGCGGGTGGCGCGCCTGGTCGAGCGTGGTCTCACGGAGGCCGACGCCCGGGCCAGGATCGCCGCCCAGGCCACCGACGAGCAGCGGCGTGCGGCCGCGGACGTCCTGCTGGACAACAGCGGGACCCTCGAGGAGCTGGCCGAGCAGGTCGACCGCTTCTGGGTCGAGCGGGTCGTGCCGGCGACGCGCTGA
- a CDS encoding PaaI family thioesterase, producing MSTPPPDWLPAGISSPLDDKLGVRMTDWNPDRLVATMPVDGNQQPFGLLHGGATCTLAETIGSMAAAVGAGPDRQVVGIELNVSYLRAATSGSVTAVCTPVRRGRTLSTFLIDITDDQGRRTATARLTCMTLDASKT from the coding sequence GTGAGCACCCCTCCCCCGGACTGGCTGCCGGCCGGTATCAGCAGCCCCCTCGACGACAAGCTCGGCGTGCGGATGACCGACTGGAACCCCGACCGGCTGGTCGCGACGATGCCGGTGGACGGCAACCAGCAACCCTTCGGGCTGCTCCACGGCGGCGCGACGTGCACGCTGGCCGAGACCATCGGGTCGATGGCCGCCGCCGTGGGCGCCGGGCCCGACCGTCAGGTGGTGGGCATCGAGCTCAACGTCAGCTACCTGCGTGCGGCCACCTCGGGCTCCGTGACCGCCGTCTGCACGCCGGTCCGCCGCGGCCGGACGCTGTCGACGTTCCTCATCGACATCACCGACGACCAGGGCCGGCGGACCGCGACCGCACGGCTGACCTGCATGACCCTCGACGCGTCGAAGACCTGA
- a CDS encoding AI-2E family transporter, whose product MSAAAEPRPDRPTTQAPDWLVRSAAVGGRLLVLAVLLWLLAGFAVKLTLLLVALLVALLVAGILTPLAQWARRMGAPPWLAAGGPLLLLVAPLAGLAVVLGARVAEQLPRLREQFDQVASQISDRFGVDVPGFGSGSGSGASQGSGGGTSAGSLLGPVQTVSEVLIGIFLTLAFAFLFLHGGQAIWRWLVGKFGGRLREDVDAGGRAAWTTVGAYVRGLTIVALFDAVFIGAGLLLIGVPLALTLGALQFLASYIPTIGAFVAGLLAVVVAYGSGGLGTAALVLALVVVVQQVGNDVVEPYVMRNRLPLNALMVLVAVTAGGLLWGIAGALLFVPLAAAVSAGAHEVWVRHGSPPVAGR is encoded by the coding sequence GTGAGTGCTGCTGCTGAGCCACGTCCCGACCGGCCCACCACGCAGGCGCCCGACTGGCTGGTGCGGAGCGCCGCGGTGGGTGGGCGGCTGCTGGTGCTGGCCGTCCTGCTGTGGCTGCTCGCCGGCTTCGCCGTCAAGCTGACCCTGCTCCTGGTCGCGCTCCTCGTCGCACTGCTGGTGGCCGGGATCCTGACCCCCCTCGCGCAGTGGGCCCGCCGAATGGGAGCTCCGCCGTGGCTCGCCGCGGGCGGTCCGCTCCTGCTCCTGGTCGCCCCGCTGGCCGGCCTGGCCGTCGTCCTGGGAGCGCGCGTCGCCGAGCAGCTGCCGCGCCTGCGCGAGCAGTTCGACCAGGTCGCCTCGCAGATCTCGGACCGGTTCGGCGTCGACGTGCCCGGTTTCGGCTCGGGATCAGGCTCCGGCGCGTCCCAGGGCTCGGGTGGGGGGACGAGCGCGGGCTCGCTCCTCGGCCCGGTGCAGACGGTGTCCGAGGTCCTGATCGGCATCTTCCTCACCCTGGCCTTCGCGTTCCTGTTCCTGCACGGGGGCCAGGCGATCTGGCGGTGGCTCGTCGGCAAGTTCGGCGGTCGCCTGCGGGAGGACGTCGACGCCGGGGGCCGGGCGGCCTGGACCACGGTCGGCGCCTACGTGCGCGGACTCACGATCGTCGCCCTCTTCGACGCCGTCTTCATCGGCGCGGGCCTGCTGCTGATCGGCGTACCGCTGGCCCTGACCTTGGGCGCCCTGCAGTTCCTCGCCTCCTACATCCCCACGATCGGAGCGTTCGTCGCCGGACTGCTCGCCGTGGTGGTGGCCTACGGCTCCGGCGGGCTCGGGACGGCCGCCCTCGTCCTCGCGCTCGTCGTCGTGGTGCAGCAGGTCGGCAACGACGTCGTCGAGCCGTACGTGATGCGCAACCGGCTGCCGCTCAACGCCCTCATGGTGCTGGTGGCCGTCACCGCCGGTGGACTGCTGTGGGGCATAGCCGGTGCCCTCCTGTTCGTCCCGCTGGCCGCTGCGGTGTCGGCCGGCGCCCACGAGGTGTGGGTGCGCCACGGCTCACCGCCGGTGGCCGGCCGCTGA
- a CDS encoding class I SAM-dependent methyltransferase — MNAPSPGPGLPIGSDGYPAAGGVARRSAGAEESVRANRRWWDAAAPAYLAEHGSDLGDADFLWCPEGLREADAHLLGDVAGRRVLEIGCGSAPCSRWLRSAGADVVALDLSAGMLSRAAELNRTTGIPVPLVQADAGALPLTDSSVDLACSAFGGLPFVADVEGALREVARVLRPGGRFVASVNHPMRWPFPDSPDPDDLRIVSSYFDRTPYVETDHGGAAVYVEHHRTVGDWVRAVVGAGLVLEDLLEPEWTPGRTENWGQWSPERGALVPGTLVLVCRL, encoded by the coding sequence ATGAACGCACCCTCCCCCGGGCCGGGCCTCCCCATCGGCAGCGACGGCTATCCGGCCGCCGGCGGCGTCGCCCGCCGCTCCGCGGGCGCCGAGGAGTCGGTGCGCGCCAACCGCCGCTGGTGGGACGCGGCGGCGCCGGCCTACCTGGCCGAGCACGGCTCCGACCTCGGGGACGCCGACTTCCTCTGGTGCCCCGAAGGGCTGCGCGAGGCCGATGCACACCTGCTGGGCGACGTCGCCGGCCGGCGGGTGCTGGAGATCGGCTGCGGATCGGCACCGTGCTCCCGCTGGCTCCGGTCGGCAGGCGCGGACGTCGTCGCGCTGGACCTGTCGGCCGGCATGCTCTCGCGGGCGGCCGAGCTCAACCGGACGACCGGCATCCCCGTGCCCCTGGTGCAGGCCGACGCCGGTGCGCTGCCGCTCACCGACTCGAGCGTGGACCTCGCGTGCTCGGCCTTCGGCGGGCTGCCGTTCGTCGCTGACGTCGAGGGGGCGCTGCGGGAGGTGGCGCGCGTGCTCCGGCCGGGCGGGCGCTTCGTCGCGTCGGTCAACCACCCGATGCGCTGGCCGTTCCCCGACTCCCCCGACCCCGACGACCTGCGGATCGTCTCGTCGTACTTCGACCGCACGCCGTACGTGGAGACCGACCACGGCGGCGCCGCCGTCTACGTCGAGCACCACCGGACCGTCGGGGACTGGGTCCGGGCCGTCGTAGGCGCCGGCCTCGTGCTCGAGGACCTCCTGGAGCCCGAGTGGACACCCGGCCGCACGGAGAACTGGGGGCAGTGGTCACCCGAGCGCGGCGCTCTCGTGCCGGGAACGCTCGTCCTGGTCTGCCGCCTCTGA
- a CDS encoding branched-chain amino acid ABC transporter permease, translating into MALFTAGLATLVPGVAHAADGEGEQVSGTLRTSLSGPIEGVEVVVTTPDGDVVGTDETDENGRFVVDLPGPGEYTVTIPEDSLPEGVEFNAGNSRTVTVDPGRSQGVIIGLNDGSRESGGGSVRWVELLVSGLRFGLLIAMAAIGLSLIFGTTGLVNFAHGELVTIGAIVAWFINVGGGVPLIAAAILAMIVGAGIGALNEVALWRPLRRRGTGLVAALVISIGLSLLLRYLYQVIYGGRSNAFADYRGQRTVDYGAFSMTNKDLTSMLVALGVLVLVALMLQRTKMGKAMRAVSDNRDLAASSGIDVNRVILVVWMVGGSLAALGGVLLGLSDEVQWDMGFRLLLLMFAGVTLGGLGTAYGALVGSIVVGVFVQMSTLVIPNDMKYVGGLLLLIVILIVRPQGILGSRARIG; encoded by the coding sequence GTGGCGCTGTTCACCGCCGGACTGGCCACCCTCGTCCCCGGTGTCGCGCACGCGGCGGACGGGGAGGGCGAGCAGGTCTCCGGCACGCTGCGGACGAGCCTGAGCGGCCCCATCGAAGGGGTCGAGGTGGTGGTCACCACGCCGGACGGCGACGTGGTGGGCACCGACGAGACCGACGAGAACGGCCGCTTCGTCGTCGACCTGCCGGGCCCCGGTGAGTACACGGTGACCATCCCCGAGGACTCCCTCCCCGAGGGTGTGGAGTTCAACGCGGGGAACAGCCGCACGGTCACCGTCGACCCCGGACGCAGCCAAGGTGTGATCATCGGGCTCAACGACGGCTCCCGGGAATCCGGCGGCGGGTCCGTCCGCTGGGTCGAGTTGCTGGTCTCGGGGCTCCGCTTCGGCCTGCTCATCGCCATGGCGGCCATCGGCCTGTCGCTGATCTTCGGCACCACCGGGCTGGTGAACTTCGCGCACGGCGAACTGGTGACCATCGGCGCGATCGTGGCCTGGTTCATCAACGTGGGGGGCGGAGTACCGCTGATCGCCGCGGCGATCCTGGCGATGATCGTGGGCGCCGGCATCGGTGCCCTCAACGAAGTCGCCCTGTGGCGACCGCTGCGCCGCCGGGGCACCGGCCTGGTGGCCGCACTCGTCATCTCGATCGGCCTGTCGCTGCTGCTCCGGTACCTCTACCAGGTCATCTACGGTGGCCGCTCCAACGCTTTCGCCGACTACCGGGGTCAGCGCACCGTCGACTACGGCGCCTTCTCGATGACCAACAAGGACCTCACGTCGATGTTGGTGGCGCTGGGCGTCCTCGTCCTCGTCGCGCTGATGCTGCAGCGGACCAAGATGGGCAAGGCCATGCGGGCCGTCTCCGACAACCGCGACCTCGCCGCCTCCTCCGGGATCGACGTCAACCGAGTGATCCTGGTGGTCTGGATGGTCGGTGGCTCACTGGCCGCCCTGGGCGGCGTGCTGCTGGGCCTCTCGGACGAGGTCCAGTGGGACATGGGCTTCCGGCTCCTGCTGCTGATGTTCGCCGGCGTCACGCTGGGTGGTCTCGGCACCGCCTACGGCGCCCTCGTCGGCAGCATCGTGGTCGGCGTCTTCGTCCAGATGTCGACGCTGGTCATCCCCAACGACATGAAGTACGTAGGCGGTCTGCTCCTCCTGATCGTCATCCTCATCGTGCGGCCGCAGGGCATCCTCGGCAGCCGGGCCCGGATTGGTTGA